The following are from one region of the Phormidium sp. PBR-2020 genome:
- a CDS encoding tetratricopeptide repeat protein: MVLDIVTGDGFNIAFATSGDDVIIVADLPPEQLDRLQSSPLTDIVFLVDGDNYLENNDVGRWLWGGPGNDTIVGGAGDDSIIGGSGNDSLIGGPGNDILWGDEGLDTLTGGDGSDWFVLADSPANRDVITDFTGGQDKIFILDDVSLEDVQIQNPMTGPSLILQDGVPLAVILDRSVLLSEGDLLNNEVLASAQNFIALSNQALLSDPENAVLYNGRGEAFSYLGRHSEAIDDFTVALSLDPENASLYYANRGFSFSVLGDREQALADYNQAIEANPENAQAFAGRAALYSGLDEAQLALSDYTEAIRLRPDVASIHYNRGLLYRQLEQYDEAIADFTTAIDLNPDDVMAHLFRGLAYQENGKIRAAVQDYEQVIELDENYADGHYLLGFAYRQFFNLRASRASFEEAARLYEIQGNQQGLLNVAQEITL, translated from the coding sequence ATGGTTCTGGATATTGTGACTGGGGATGGCTTCAATATTGCATTTGCAACGTCTGGGGATGATGTGATTATTGTGGCTGATTTGCCCCCCGAGCAACTCGATCGCCTCCAGAGTTCCCCTCTGACGGATATCGTCTTTCTCGTGGATGGGGATAACTATCTGGAAAATAATGATGTGGGACGATGGCTCTGGGGGGGACCGGGGAATGACACGATTGTTGGCGGTGCTGGGGATGATTCGATTATTGGCGGCTCGGGGAATGATTCTCTGATTGGGGGACCGGGTAACGATATCCTCTGGGGAGATGAGGGGTTGGATACTCTCACCGGTGGGGATGGCTCGGATTGGTTTGTTTTGGCTGATTCTCCGGCGAACCGGGATGTGATTACGGATTTCACCGGGGGTCAGGATAAAATTTTCATCCTTGATGATGTCTCGTTGGAGGATGTTCAAATCCAAAATCCGATGACAGGTCCGAGTTTAATTCTCCAAGATGGTGTGCCACTGGCGGTTATTTTAGACCGGAGTGTTCTGTTGTCTGAGGGTGATCTTTTGAACAATGAAGTGTTGGCATCTGCCCAAAACTTTATTGCTTTGAGTAATCAGGCGTTACTGAGCGATCCTGAGAATGCTGTTCTATATAACGGTCGCGGTGAGGCATTCTCCTATTTAGGACGACATTCTGAGGCAATTGATGATTTTACTGTCGCCCTCTCTCTCGACCCTGAGAATGCGTCGCTTTATTATGCGAATCGAGGTTTTTCGTTCTCCGTGTTAGGCGATCGCGAACAAGCTCTGGCTGACTATAATCAGGCGATTGAGGCTAATCCTGAGAATGCTCAGGCGTTTGCGGGCCGAGCTGCGTTGTACTCGGGTTTAGACGAAGCTCAATTGGCTCTGAGTGATTACACGGAGGCGATTCGTTTACGACCGGACGTCGCTTCAATCCATTACAATCGTGGCTTACTCTATCGTCAGCTCGAACAGTATGATGAGGCGATCGCCGACTTTACCACCGCCATTGACCTCAATCCTGATGATGTTATGGCCCATCTATTTCGCGGTCTTGCTTACCAAGAAAATGGCAAGATCAGGGCGGCGGTGCAAGATTATGAGCAGGTAATTGAATTGGATGAGAATTATGCCGATGGTCACTATCTTTTGGGATTTGCGTATCGACAGTTCTTTAATTTGAGGGCATCGCGAGCGAGTTTTGAGGAGGCGGCTCGTTTGTATGAGATTCAGGGCAATCAGCAGGGATTGTTAAATGTGGCTCAAGAGATAACTCTCTAG
- a CDS encoding tetratricopeptide repeat protein — protein MVLDISSGDGFDFGLATSGNDTIFMEELPPDQLNRLQSSSLTGAIALLDGNDYLVNDDVGRVLFGNEGDDTIIGGAGDDTIFGGQGNDWIVGGEGNDLLSGDRGLDTLTGGGGANQFIVAPSPDDRDVITDFTVGRDKMILREGVALADIQIQNTAIGTLILQDGAALSILQTPRIQVSANDFLTNEDFQTIQDTIRQTTNTLQQDSRNAGAYNERGQAFSRLGRQEDAIEDFTRALSLDPAQASVYYTNRGRAFFVLRDKDSAIEDYTQAIRANPNNAAAFFGRGLTYGVFEDYELAIEDYTRAIRLNPNDWVSYYNRGFSHSRLEQYDEAIADLTQAIRLDPDNVPQYSIRASAYEAIGELEAAVEDYERIIELDPNFADAHYRLGLAYRELSDETAAQASFEEAARLYERQGNQEGLDNVAQELDLTDENLG, from the coding sequence ATGGTTCTCGATATTAGTAGTGGAGATGGTTTTGATTTTGGCTTGGCAACGTCTGGCAATGATACGATTTTTATGGAGGAGTTGCCACCGGATCAACTCAATCGATTGCAAAGTTCGTCGCTGACGGGTGCGATCGCCCTCCTGGATGGTAATGACTATCTGGTTAACGATGATGTGGGACGGGTGTTGTTTGGCAATGAAGGAGATGACACGATTATTGGTGGCGCCGGGGATGATACGATTTTCGGCGGTCAGGGGAATGACTGGATTGTCGGTGGAGAGGGAAATGATCTGCTCTCGGGCGATCGCGGCTTGGATACCCTCACTGGTGGCGGAGGGGCCAATCAGTTTATTGTCGCTCCCTCCCCAGATGACCGGGATGTGATTACTGATTTCACGGTGGGACGGGACAAGATGATTCTGCGCGAAGGAGTCGCCCTGGCAGATATCCAAATCCAAAATACCGCCATTGGCACTCTAATTTTGCAGGATGGAGCGGCTTTGTCGATTCTGCAAACCCCTCGAATCCAAGTCAGTGCCAATGACTTTCTCACCAATGAGGATTTTCAGACGATCCAAGACACCATTCGCCAGACGACCAATACCTTGCAACAAGATTCCCGCAATGCTGGCGCTTATAATGAACGGGGTCAAGCTTTCTCTCGTTTGGGACGACAAGAAGATGCGATCGAGGATTTCACTCGTGCCTTATCCCTCGACCCGGCCCAAGCGTCCGTCTATTACACAAATCGGGGTCGTGCTTTCTTCGTCCTTCGAGACAAGGACAGTGCCATTGAGGACTATACTCAAGCCATTCGCGCTAATCCCAATAATGCCGCAGCCTTCTTCGGTCGCGGCCTAACTTACGGTGTATTTGAGGACTATGAGTTAGCAATTGAGGACTATACCCGAGCCATTCGTCTCAACCCCAATGACTGGGTGAGTTATTACAATCGGGGCTTTAGTCACAGTCGCCTGGAACAATATGATGAGGCGATCGCCGATCTGACCCAAGCTATTCGCCTTGATCCTGATAATGTGCCTCAATACTCCATCCGCGCCTCAGCCTACGAGGCAATTGGGGAGCTAGAGGCAGCCGTTGAGGATTACGAGCGTATCATTGAGTTAGATCCCAACTTTGCCGATGCTCACTATCGTCTCGGTTTAGCCTATCGAGAGTTATCCGACGAGACGGCCGCACAAGCCAGTTTTGAGGAAGCGGCTCGTTTGTACGAACGTCAGGGAAATCAGGAGGGACTGGACAATGTTGCTCAAGAACTTGATCTGACTGACGAGAATCTCGGTTAA